From the Amycolatopsis thermoflava N1165 genome, one window contains:
- a CDS encoding ketoacyl-ACP synthase III: protein MSKEQVGVDGPRWASAGLVLRGFGLYYPEEQIFNSDVAAVPGNSIDTSVLGTVSVRSRHRSSETETVQFMAAEAGKAAVKDAGLEPTELDLLVLSNWTTPPFTPEYGPEVAALLGTPRTLAFDISGACVGFLHGVQTAAAYLHCVPEARHALVVCSEQFSRRVRPGSKGELVASDAAGAVVLSKSTEKSGLIDVVLHSDGSRADVIRVAAPRGWIRSESTLPDHAVTSIVDSCAEVFRRTGVTMDEVDWVVPHPGTDVVHRRVRTALEVPEEKFIVNFETRGNTSSASIPIVLAEQVAAGRFRPGDLVLSPAIGAGWYSGAMLYRIH, encoded by the coding sequence ATGTCGAAGGAACAGGTCGGTGTGGACGGTCCCCGGTGGGCAAGCGCCGGCCTGGTGCTCCGTGGCTTCGGCCTGTACTACCCGGAAGAACAGATCTTCAACTCGGACGTGGCGGCGGTACCGGGGAACTCGATCGACACCTCGGTGCTGGGAACGGTGTCCGTGCGATCCCGTCATCGCAGCAGCGAGACCGAGACGGTCCAGTTCATGGCAGCCGAGGCGGGCAAGGCCGCGGTGAAGGACGCGGGCCTGGAACCGACCGAACTGGATCTGCTGGTCCTGTCGAACTGGACCACACCGCCGTTCACCCCCGAATACGGGCCAGAAGTGGCAGCACTGCTCGGTACCCCGCGGACACTGGCGTTCGACATCTCGGGCGCCTGCGTCGGTTTCCTGCACGGTGTACAGACCGCGGCCGCCTACCTGCACTGCGTTCCGGAGGCGCGGCACGCGCTTGTCGTGTGCAGCGAGCAGTTCAGCAGGCGGGTCCGCCCGGGCAGCAAGGGTGAACTTGTCGCCTCGGATGCCGCGGGAGCGGTCGTCCTGAGCAAGTCCACTGAGAAGAGTGGCTTGATCGACGTGGTGTTGCACAGTGACGGTTCGCGGGCGGATGTGATCAGGGTGGCTGCGCCCCGCGGCTGGATCCGCAGCGAGTCCACCCTGCCGGACCACGCGGTCACAAGCATCGTCGACTCCTGCGCGGAGGTCTTCCGGCGCACCGGCGTGACCATGGACGAGGTCGACTGGGTGGTTCCGCACCCCGGAACGGACGTCGTGCACCGGCGGGTCCGGACCGCGCTGGAGGTCCCTGAGGAGAAGTTCATCGTGAACTTCGAGACGAGAGGGAACACCTCCAGCGCGTCCATTCCGATCGTGCTGGCCGAACAGGTCGCGGCGGGGCGGTTCCGGCCCGGCGATCTGGTGCTCAGCCCCGCGATCGGCGCAGGCTGGTACTCCGGCGCCATGCTCTACCGGATTCACTGA
- a CDS encoding SDR family NAD(P)-dependent oxidoreductase has translation MTSGPVAPSTSGSVLVVGGSSGIGLATALVLAEAGRRVLVAARGGERLAEVAEVAERKKLPLETRVVDVRSERSVDALFSTLDEAGEPVTACVNTAGRNLSRRLLGPPGDDGGQWLIHSERDWQDTLDLNLTGTFRVARAAALLFASRRRSGVIVTVASSTWRGSWGQPAYAAAKAGIVSLTRSLALELADHGIRVVCVAPGVIDGAALRDKCARKPAHAAHMARLREHIPLQRFARESEVARTIVHAIDNEYLTGNVLEVDGGGFPGRIT, from the coding sequence ATGACGAGCGGTCCGGTGGCGCCCAGTACCAGCGGCAGCGTGCTGGTGGTCGGCGGCAGTAGCGGAATCGGTCTCGCGACCGCACTCGTGCTGGCCGAGGCGGGACGTCGTGTGCTCGTGGCAGCCCGGGGCGGTGAGCGCCTGGCCGAGGTGGCGGAGGTCGCTGAGCGCAAGAAGCTCCCCCTGGAGACCAGGGTGGTCGACGTGCGGAGCGAGCGGAGCGTGGACGCGCTCTTCTCCACTCTCGATGAGGCAGGCGAGCCGGTCACGGCGTGCGTGAACACAGCGGGGCGGAACTTGTCCCGCAGGTTGCTCGGGCCGCCCGGCGACGACGGCGGGCAGTGGCTGATCCACTCGGAGCGGGACTGGCAGGACACTCTGGACCTCAACCTGACCGGTACGTTCCGGGTGGCGCGGGCGGCGGCGCTGCTGTTCGCGAGCCGGCGGCGCAGCGGGGTGATCGTCACGGTAGCCAGCTCGACCTGGCGCGGGTCATGGGGACAGCCCGCGTACGCGGCGGCGAAGGCCGGAATCGTGTCCCTGACGCGGAGCCTGGCGCTCGAACTGGCAGACCACGGAATCCGGGTCGTGTGCGTGGCGCCCGGCGTGATCGACGGCGCCGCGCTGCGGGACAAGTGCGCGCGGAAGCCCGCGCACGCCGCTCACATGGCGCGGTTGCGCGAACACATCCCGCTGCAGCGGTTCGCGAGGGAGTCCGAGGTCGCGCGGACCATCGTGCACGCGATCGACAACGAGTACCTGACCGGCAACGTCCTGGAGGTGGATGGCGGTGGCTTTCCCGGCCGCATCACGTGA
- a CDS encoding SDR family NAD(P)-dependent oxidoreductase → MAFPAASREEPGAGERFEGQVALVTGGGSGIGLAVAEVLAAGGASVGLLGRNLERLRTAEKKIVAAGGEAMACPGDVRDLDSVQSAVAEVEQRYGPITFAVNAAGTGVGQKYLCDQDEESWLRTIDTNLNGSFRFCRAVVPGMMHRRRGSIVLVSSAAGKRGVPANTAYSASKWGLNGLVRSLALEVGPAHVRVNAVCPGFTDTEMVRDESLFGGDFMDSVRRHAGPPDLTWERYWRSTVKQTALRRLIDAEEVAEMTAFLLSDHARSITGQSYSIDGGLP, encoded by the coding sequence GTGGCTTTCCCGGCCGCATCACGTGAAGAACCCGGCGCAGGCGAGCGCTTCGAAGGGCAGGTCGCGCTCGTCACCGGTGGTGGCAGCGGAATCGGGCTGGCGGTCGCCGAGGTCCTGGCGGCAGGCGGCGCGTCTGTCGGGCTGCTCGGCCGGAACCTGGAGCGCCTGCGCACGGCGGAGAAGAAGATCGTCGCAGCCGGTGGTGAGGCGATGGCCTGCCCCGGTGACGTGCGGGACCTGGATTCGGTGCAGTCCGCGGTCGCCGAGGTGGAGCAGCGGTACGGGCCGATCACCTTCGCGGTCAACGCGGCGGGCACCGGGGTGGGGCAGAAGTACCTGTGCGACCAGGACGAGGAGTCCTGGCTGCGCACGATCGACACCAACCTCAACGGGTCCTTCCGGTTCTGCCGGGCCGTGGTGCCGGGGATGATGCACCGCCGGCGCGGATCGATCGTCCTCGTCTCGAGCGCGGCCGGTAAGCGCGGAGTTCCCGCGAACACCGCGTACTCGGCCTCGAAGTGGGGCCTCAACGGCCTGGTCCGGTCGCTGGCGCTGGAGGTGGGACCCGCACACGTGCGGGTCAACGCCGTCTGCCCGGGCTTCACCGACACCGAGATGGTGCGCGACGAAAGCCTCTTCGGCGGGGACTTCATGGACAGCGTGCGCCGGCACGCCGGTCCGCCGGACCTGACCTGGGAACGCTACTGGCGGAGCACGGTCAAGCAAACCGCGCTCCGGCGCCTCATCGACGCGGAGGAGGTGGCCGAGATGACGGCCTTCCTGCTCAGCGATCACGCCCGATCGATCACCGGCCAGTCGTACTCCATCGACGGCGGCCTGCCCTGA
- a CDS encoding beta-ketoacyl synthase N-terminal-like domain-containing protein, whose product MFPTQGAWKPVTVRGAGFALPGADRPCHDYKEFADSVMAGSCAITPFELAGTPIRVAGQVPGTGAETLDLPDRLVSRLPRASRLAHTAVANALDHAELTAAEISRRDAVLIVTSFQFALQETAVLLDRFAEAGPAGVAFDYWSKVAPGSIASGLCTNLGLDIPTLTLTGGCSTSLRGFELAASMVARGEVEYAVVVGADTILEPLYLSATGYAGRSGHRASSISDDPADVRPHDAVQTGNAPAEGAAATVLTSTRNPGGGVDAAVEFIGFSSRNGGGNPMGLGDPKRCAADIRRLLAVGGVSLGDLAFFCDFAEGNRQLEDFLCETLVTLRAALADDAPLTLTSQEACYGHLPGAAGLLKVLASLVMLTENRVAPTANLVNPYPRLPARALAGSSERIADNGRRTAMTVGLSGGGDTTSLLLRLA is encoded by the coding sequence ATGTTCCCGACCCAAGGCGCCTGGAAACCCGTCACGGTACGGGGAGCCGGTTTCGCGTTGCCCGGTGCGGACCGCCCGTGCCACGACTACAAGGAGTTCGCCGATTCGGTGATGGCCGGATCCTGCGCCATCACGCCGTTCGAGCTGGCGGGGACACCCATCCGGGTCGCCGGTCAGGTGCCGGGCACCGGGGCGGAGACCCTGGACCTACCCGATCGCCTGGTCTCGAGACTGCCGCGGGCGAGCAGGCTGGCGCACACCGCGGTGGCCAACGCACTCGACCACGCCGAGCTGACGGCCGCCGAGATCAGCCGCCGGGACGCGGTGCTGATCGTGACGTCGTTCCAGTTCGCCCTGCAGGAAACGGCTGTGCTGCTCGACCGGTTCGCCGAGGCCGGTCCGGCGGGCGTCGCCTTCGATTACTGGTCCAAGGTGGCACCGGGCAGCATCGCGTCCGGGCTGTGCACCAACCTCGGGCTGGACATCCCCACCCTGACGCTGACGGGCGGGTGCAGCACCTCGTTGCGGGGGTTCGAGCTCGCCGCGAGCATGGTCGCGCGGGGCGAGGTCGAGTACGCGGTCGTCGTGGGTGCGGACACGATCCTGGAGCCGCTCTACCTGTCCGCGACGGGTTACGCCGGCCGATCCGGCCACCGCGCTTCATCCATTTCGGACGATCCGGCGGACGTCCGGCCGCACGACGCGGTGCAGACGGGCAACGCGCCGGCGGAAGGTGCGGCCGCCACCGTGCTGACGTCCACCCGGAACCCCGGCGGCGGGGTGGACGCCGCCGTCGAGTTCATCGGGTTCTCGTCCCGCAACGGGGGCGGCAATCCCATGGGCCTGGGCGATCCGAAGAGGTGCGCGGCCGACATCCGGCGCCTGCTGGCCGTCGGCGGTGTGAGCCTCGGTGATCTGGCCTTCTTCTGCGACTTCGCCGAGGGCAACCGCCAGCTCGAGGATTTCCTGTGCGAGACCCTGGTCACCCTGCGCGCCGCTCTTGCCGACGACGCGCCGCTCACGCTGACCTCGCAGGAAGCGTGTTACGGCCACCTGCCCGGCGCGGCCGGGCTGCTCAAGGTACTCGCGAGTCTGGTGATGCTGACGGAGAACCGGGTCGCCCCCACCGCGAACCTGGTGAACCCCTATCCCCGCTTGCCCGCGCGCGCTCTGGCTGGTAGTTCCGAGCGGATTGCCGACAATGGCCGGCGGACGGCGATGACGGTGGGCCTTTCCGGTGGCGGCGACACGACGTCGCTGCTGCTCCGGCTCGCCTGA
- a CDS encoding CaiB/BaiF CoA transferase family protein — MAGPLCGLRVLELGGIGPGPHAAMLLADLGAEVVRVERPRGGLRVVPEGADDWLLRGRRSISADLKHPEGRDLVLALAEKADVLIEGFRPGVAERLGVGPKECLDRNPGLVYGRMTGWGQDGPRADRAGHDINYLAVTGVLNAIGTAGARPTPPLNLVGDFGGGSLYLVLGVLSALWERGRSGSGQVVDAAIVDGVTSLAQGVWALRGVGQWRDEPASNLVDSGAPFYDTYRCRDGRYVAVGAIEPQFYAQLVDGLGLGDADLPDQLDRSGWPRLRQAFRQAFETRSRDEWAERFAGVDACVTPVLDFAEAVDEPQLAGRGTIVELGGVRQAAPAPRFSRSAPDLPEAPRKPAADTEAVLRAWGVRHPAG, encoded by the coding sequence GTGGCGGGACCGTTGTGCGGGTTGCGCGTTCTGGAGCTGGGAGGGATCGGCCCGGGGCCCCACGCGGCCATGCTCCTGGCCGATCTGGGGGCGGAGGTGGTCCGTGTCGAGCGGCCCAGGGGTGGTCTGCGTGTGGTGCCCGAGGGCGCCGATGACTGGCTGCTGCGCGGTCGGCGCTCGATCTCGGCCGACCTGAAGCACCCGGAGGGACGCGACCTCGTGCTCGCGCTCGCCGAGAAGGCCGATGTGCTGATCGAAGGCTTCCGGCCGGGGGTCGCCGAGCGGCTGGGCGTCGGCCCGAAGGAGTGCCTGGACCGCAATCCTGGCCTGGTCTACGGCCGCATGACCGGCTGGGGGCAGGACGGGCCACGGGCCGACCGGGCCGGGCACGACATCAACTACCTCGCCGTGACGGGCGTGTTGAACGCCATCGGCACGGCCGGCGCGCGTCCGACGCCGCCTCTGAACCTGGTCGGGGACTTCGGTGGTGGATCCCTGTACCTCGTCCTGGGCGTCCTGTCGGCGTTGTGGGAACGCGGGCGCTCGGGCAGCGGGCAGGTGGTCGACGCGGCGATCGTCGACGGCGTCACGTCGCTGGCGCAGGGGGTGTGGGCACTGCGCGGCGTCGGCCAGTGGCGGGACGAGCCGGCGTCGAACCTGGTCGACAGCGGGGCCCCCTTCTACGACACCTACCGGTGCCGCGACGGCCGGTACGTCGCGGTGGGTGCGATCGAGCCGCAGTTCTACGCCCAGCTCGTCGACGGGCTCGGACTGGGCGACGCCGATCTGCCGGACCAGCTCGACCGCTCCGGGTGGCCGCGTCTGCGGCAAGCCTTCCGGCAGGCCTTCGAGACGCGGAGCCGTGACGAGTGGGCCGAGCGGTTCGCCGGCGTCGACGCGTGTGTCACACCGGTGCTCGACTTCGCGGAGGCGGTCGACGAACCGCAGCTCGCCGGGCGCGGCACGATCGTCGAGCTGGGCGGGGTCCGCCAGGCCGCGCCGGCGCCGAGGTTCTCCCGCAGCGCACCGGACCTCCCAGAGGCACCGCGAAAGCCAGCGGCGGACACCGAGGCCGTGTTGCGGGCTTGGGGCGTGCGTCACCCGGCTGGGTGA
- a CDS encoding serine hydrolase domain-containing protein produces the protein MKLSLSRRWAVLAGVLTAALVATAFAAVAPERATAASGTRCADAGDRYETARPEQVGLDPVTLGHALNLLSVNGSETVQVYRHNCLVGTGIFDPLLGHVPGNNWSQTKTITALLAGRAATLGLLSVDDPIGKYLPPGLGDESHRAVTVRQLLTQTSGIRANWTRELNLAMPDRVREFLSLPFDHQPGTFYRYSQTGPSVVAYVVQRAVGEDLQDFAQRELFGPVGIPRAHWFWLRDRAGNTDGWSNLFLPGHDFGRIGQLLANNGTFHGKRLISESYLRELRTPSPTNPGYGYLTWLNAGPYWITPSAFASTRNPAPMIASAPADMYFSYGFFGQHVFVIPGLDMVVTRSSGTLNWPPSRLDAGDPLTAVAPGQTTRVEYEFFRLLTQSVVTPRQPAPPPYVAPKPGAVDPSLFVSVPDNLAVAQLGPNAPKGCTIFGCGGKLAAAGTIRSLMDVPRTGFAALTALPAGTAQLARQVPDLLPRLLDGWQQTARIAGEQLPAALPALLASLQQSVGG, from the coding sequence ATGAAGCTGTCACTCTCGCGCCGGTGGGCCGTGCTCGCCGGTGTGCTGACCGCGGCGCTGGTCGCGACCGCCTTCGCGGCGGTCGCTCCGGAGCGCGCCACTGCCGCGAGCGGAACCAGGTGCGCGGACGCCGGCGACCGGTACGAGACCGCGCGCCCCGAGCAGGTCGGTCTCGATCCCGTCACCCTTGGACACGCGCTGAACCTCCTCTCGGTCAACGGGTCCGAGACGGTGCAGGTCTACCGGCACAACTGCCTTGTCGGGACGGGGATCTTCGACCCGCTGCTCGGTCACGTACCGGGCAACAACTGGAGCCAGACCAAGACGATCACCGCCCTGCTCGCCGGCCGGGCCGCCACCCTCGGCCTCCTCTCCGTCGACGATCCGATCGGGAAGTACCTTCCGCCGGGCCTTGGGGACGAATCCCACCGCGCCGTCACCGTCCGCCAGTTGCTGACCCAGACCAGCGGCATCAGGGCGAACTGGACGCGTGAGCTGAACCTCGCGATGCCCGACCGCGTCCGCGAGTTCCTGTCCCTGCCGTTCGACCACCAGCCCGGAACCTTCTACCGGTACTCGCAGACCGGGCCGTCCGTGGTGGCCTACGTGGTGCAGCGCGCGGTCGGTGAGGACCTCCAGGACTTCGCGCAGCGCGAGCTCTTCGGCCCGGTCGGCATCCCCCGCGCCCACTGGTTCTGGCTGCGGGACCGCGCAGGCAACACCGACGGCTGGTCCAACCTGTTCCTGCCCGGACACGACTTCGGGCGGATCGGTCAGCTGCTGGCCAACAACGGCACCTTCCACGGAAAGCGGCTGATCTCCGAGAGCTACCTCCGCGAACTGCGCACGCCGAGCCCGACCAACCCCGGCTACGGCTACCTCACCTGGCTCAACGCCGGCCCGTACTGGATCACCCCGTCCGCGTTCGCGTCCACACGCAACCCGGCGCCGATGATCGCCAGTGCTCCCGCCGACATGTACTTCTCCTACGGGTTCTTCGGCCAGCACGTCTTCGTGATCCCCGGGCTGGACATGGTGGTGACCCGCTCGAGCGGGACGCTCAACTGGCCACCGAGCCGGCTCGACGCGGGCGATCCGCTCACTGCCGTCGCGCCGGGCCAGACCACCCGCGTCGAGTACGAGTTCTTCCGCCTCCTGACGCAGTCCGTCGTCACTCCCCGGCAGCCGGCTCCGCCGCCCTACGTCGCGCCGAAGCCGGGTGCGGTCGACCCGAGCCTGTTCGTCAGCGTGCCCGACAACCTCGCGGTGGCGCAGCTGGGCCCGAACGCTCCGAAGGGCTGCACGATCTTCGGGTGCGGCGGAAAGCTGGCCGCGGCCGGCACCATCCGGTCCCTGATGGACGTTCCGCGCACCGGTTTCGCGGCGCTGACCGCTCTTCCGGCCGGCACCGCGCAACTGGCGCGGCAGGTGCCCGATCTGTTGCCGCGCCTGCTGGACGGCTGGCAACAGACGGCACGCATCGCGGGTGAGCAGCTTCCGGCGGCGCTTCCGGCGCTGCTGGCGTCCCTCCAGCAGTCGGTTGGGGGATGA
- a CDS encoding serine hydrolase domain-containing protein: MIGGSCAEGFSRVREEFERNFADRGEVGASVCVMIDGEPVVDLWGGVADRETGRPWEQDTASVIFSCTKGATALCAHVLASRGQLDLAAPVARYWPEFGQSGKEDITVGMLLTHQSGLPVISTPLPDCAFFDWDRMIAALEVEKPAWEPGSRHGYHALTFGWLVGELVRRVSGRSLGEFFQQEVAEPLGLDFWIGCPEEVEPRLAPMIFPEPREGDEPSLFMTMAATKPESIPGQIFANSGGYMLPGPTGFDSREAHAAEIGAAGGISNARGLAGMYAPLACGGGLAGVELVDRRALTRMTTTMSAGHDETLLIGSRFSAGFFRSIDNRHRPYGLRDSVILSQDAFGHPGFGGSIGFASPADRMSFGYTMNNMGPGTLLNERGQSLVDAVYRSLGYTDDSAEVWC, translated from the coding sequence ATGATCGGTGGTAGCTGTGCGGAAGGGTTCTCGCGCGTTCGCGAGGAGTTCGAGCGGAACTTCGCCGACCGCGGGGAGGTGGGCGCCTCGGTCTGCGTGATGATCGACGGCGAACCGGTGGTGGACCTGTGGGGTGGCGTCGCCGATCGGGAGACCGGCCGCCCGTGGGAGCAGGACACCGCGAGCGTGATCTTCTCCTGCACCAAGGGGGCGACCGCGCTGTGCGCACACGTGCTCGCGTCCCGCGGGCAGCTGGACCTGGCCGCGCCGGTCGCCCGCTACTGGCCCGAATTCGGCCAGTCGGGCAAGGAGGACATCACGGTCGGAATGCTCTTGACCCACCAAAGTGGACTTCCAGTGATCAGCACGCCGTTGCCTGACTGCGCCTTCTTCGACTGGGACCGGATGATCGCCGCTCTCGAGGTGGAGAAGCCCGCGTGGGAGCCCGGAAGCAGGCACGGTTACCACGCCCTGACCTTCGGCTGGCTGGTCGGCGAACTGGTCCGGCGCGTGTCCGGCAGGTCGCTCGGCGAGTTCTTCCAGCAGGAGGTCGCCGAGCCGCTGGGCCTCGACTTCTGGATCGGGTGCCCGGAGGAGGTCGAACCCCGGCTCGCGCCGATGATCTTCCCGGAGCCGCGGGAGGGCGACGAGCCGTCGCTCTTCATGACCATGGCAGCGACCAAGCCGGAATCCATTCCCGGTCAGATCTTCGCCAACTCCGGCGGGTACATGCTGCCCGGGCCGACCGGGTTCGACTCCCGCGAGGCGCACGCTGCCGAGATCGGGGCCGCGGGCGGGATCAGCAACGCCCGTGGCCTCGCCGGCATGTACGCGCCGCTGGCGTGCGGCGGCGGCCTCGCGGGGGTGGAACTGGTGGACCGGCGCGCGCTGACGCGGATGACGACGACCATGTCGGCGGGGCACGACGAGACGTTGCTGATCGGCAGCCGGTTCTCGGCAGGCTTCTTCCGGTCGATCGACAACCGGCACCGTCCCTACGGCTTGCGCGACAGTGTCATCCTGTCCCAGGACGCCTTCGGCCACCCCGGTTTCGGCGGCAGCATCGGCTTCGCCTCGCCTGCCGACCGCATGTCCTTCGGCTACACGATGAACAACATGGGGCCTGGCACCCTGCTCAACGAGAGGGGGCAGAGCCTGGTCGACGCCGTGTACCGCTCGCTCGGCTACACCGATGACAGCGCGGAGGTGTGGTGCTGA
- a CDS encoding TetR/AcrR family transcriptional regulator, with translation MGTPVRSRSRNGQHPRVRLQEAGTRLFYNKGFHATSVRDITEACGLTPGALYNHFGSKEELLYSIILDGHAALDRMLDAVRADAPAPERLHGLIEAFVLHHTRYRKEAVVGDEWRALDEEHRDEVRRLRLGIRARVSDVIREGAAAGAFELPKVPNGDPVRMAATAALDMSFRVAGWFSPDGPVSDTAFAAFYADLVLRSISKVR, from the coding sequence ATGGGGACGCCGGTCAGGTCGCGGAGCAGGAACGGGCAGCACCCGCGGGTCCGGCTACAGGAGGCGGGCACGCGCCTGTTCTACAACAAGGGGTTTCACGCGACGTCCGTGCGGGACATCACGGAGGCCTGCGGCCTCACCCCCGGCGCGCTCTACAACCACTTCGGCTCCAAGGAAGAGCTGCTGTACTCGATCATCCTGGACGGGCACGCCGCGCTCGACCGCATGCTCGACGCGGTCCGCGCCGACGCGCCCGCGCCCGAGCGCCTGCACGGCTTGATCGAGGCCTTCGTGCTGCACCACACGCGCTACCGCAAGGAAGCCGTGGTGGGCGACGAGTGGCGCGCGCTCGACGAGGAACACCGTGACGAAGTGCGCCGGCTCCGGCTCGGTATCCGGGCCAGGGTCTCCGATGTCATCCGCGAAGGTGCCGCGGCAGGCGCCTTCGAACTGCCCAAGGTGCCCAACGGCGACCCGGTGCGGATGGCCGCCACTGCCGCGCTCGACATGTCCTTCCGGGTGGCCGGCTGGTTCAGTCCGGACGGCCCGGTGTCGGACACCGCGTTCGCGGCCTTCTACGCCGATCTCGTCCTCCGTTCGATCAGCAAGGTTCGCTGA
- a CDS encoding amidohydrolase family protein — MTVHPHPIVDMSGMVLDRDCWRAYLGGFAEYAPDYFHLFGQRLAVTAGLDPRDFAAASKDPDAALDLLLASPAFDLDLDAYVARLAREGVRHQVIHSSMRPLPGGGMVSDRIAEFAARHPERLQAWASVNLADPGAAIAEVRRCVLELGMRGVSVTHFLDVAEPLSEGAHEFYRTVSELGVPLWVHTGHNLSTRVPMNWCTWREVDEIARRHPDLVVIAGHGGWPWVLEMMTLCQRHRNVYLEFSTHRPRHMTRPGSGWEPLLLHGASTVRSKILFGGIEWVHGMTTGALAAEVSALALDERTKCAWLHDNGARLLDLDPS, encoded by the coding sequence ATGACCGTCCACCCGCACCCGATCGTCGACATGTCGGGCATGGTGCTCGACCGCGACTGCTGGCGTGCCTACCTCGGCGGGTTCGCCGAGTACGCGCCGGACTACTTCCATTTGTTCGGCCAGCGGCTCGCGGTCACCGCGGGACTCGACCCGCGGGACTTCGCGGCGGCGAGCAAGGATCCAGACGCCGCGCTCGACCTGCTACTGGCGAGCCCCGCGTTTGATCTAGACCTCGACGCCTACGTCGCCCGGCTGGCGCGGGAAGGGGTGCGGCACCAGGTCATCCACTCGAGCATGCGACCGCTGCCGGGCGGCGGGATGGTGAGCGACCGGATCGCGGAGTTCGCCGCGCGTCATCCCGAACGCCTGCAGGCGTGGGCGAGCGTGAATCTCGCCGATCCCGGCGCGGCGATCGCGGAGGTGCGGCGCTGCGTGCTCGAACTCGGTATGCGCGGGGTGTCGGTGACCCACTTCCTGGACGTCGCCGAGCCGTTGTCGGAGGGCGCGCACGAGTTCTACCGGACGGTGAGTGAGCTGGGTGTGCCGCTGTGGGTGCACACCGGGCACAACCTGTCGACCCGGGTGCCGATGAACTGGTGTACCTGGCGGGAGGTGGACGAGATCGCGCGGCGGCACCCCGACCTGGTGGTGATCGCCGGGCACGGCGGCTGGCCCTGGGTCCTGGAGATGATGACGCTGTGCCAGCGGCACCGCAACGTCTATCTGGAGTTCTCCACGCACCGGCCGCGTCACATGACCCGGCCCGGATCCGGGTGGGAGCCGTTGCTCCTGCACGGTGCTTCCACTGTCCGGAGCAAGATCCTCTTCGGGGGGATCGAATGGGTGCACGGCATGACCACCGGTGCGCTGGCCGCTGAAGTGTCCGCGCTTGCGCTCGACGAGCGCACCAAGTGCGCGTGGCTGCACGACAACGGTGCGCGCCTGCTCGACCTCGATCCGAGCTAG
- a CDS encoding SDR family NAD(P)-dependent oxidoreductase has product MNLAGRAALVTGAGRGIGAAIAERLAAGGARVAVNDLDAEAAKATVERIQAGGGDGVALAGDIADTSFARELVATAADQLGGLAVLVNNAGTIHRLPLREQTEQHWDRVMDVNLKAPFVLSQAAVDHLAASGHGAIVNICSVAVIGFFRQIAYDASKGGLLTMTRSLAVELGREGIRANAIAPGFIDTDTGHAADLGRIGEKTVATLPLSRTGQPDEVAGAAVWLASDEARYVTGQVLFVDGGWVRN; this is encoded by the coding sequence ATGAACCTCGCAGGACGTGCCGCGCTCGTGACCGGGGCCGGACGTGGGATCGGCGCGGCGATCGCCGAACGCCTCGCCGCGGGCGGCGCCCGGGTCGCGGTGAACGATCTGGACGCCGAGGCCGCCAAGGCGACTGTCGAGCGCATTCAGGCCGGGGGTGGTGACGGGGTGGCGCTGGCCGGCGACATCGCCGACACCTCCTTCGCCCGCGAGCTGGTCGCCACTGCCGCCGACCAGCTCGGCGGCCTGGCGGTCCTGGTCAACAACGCGGGCACCATCCACCGCCTGCCGCTGCGGGAGCAGACCGAACAGCACTGGGACCGGGTGATGGACGTCAACCTCAAGGCGCCGTTCGTGCTCAGCCAGGCCGCGGTCGATCACCTCGCCGCGTCCGGGCACGGCGCGATCGTCAACATCTGCTCGGTCGCGGTGATCGGGTTCTTCCGCCAGATCGCCTACGACGCCTCCAAGGGGGGCCTGCTCACGATGACTCGGTCGCTGGCCGTCGAACTGGGCCGGGAAGGGATCCGGGCCAACGCGATCGCGCCGGGGTTCATCGACACCGACACCGGGCACGCGGCCGATCTCGGCCGGATCGGGGAGAAGACAGTGGCGACCCTGCCGTTGAGCCGGACCGGGCAGCCGGACGAGGTCGCGGGCGCCGCGGTTTGGCTGGCGTCGGACGAGGCGCGGTACGTCACGGGCCAGGTGCTGTTCGTCGACGGCGGCTGGGTGCGGAACTAG